A window of Clupea harengus chromosome 24, Ch_v2.0.2, whole genome shotgun sequence genomic DNA:
CATGTGTTGGGATAAGAGATTGAAACCTACGTTTTTCAAGTGTGTGACGGTGTTGGggagatatgtgtgtgcttttatacAAACTATAATCTACAAGCATCTACTAGTGCATGTACAAGTAAAAGTAGTGTATGCATCAGCTGTCTAGATATGAGGCCATAAACAGATCATCATGTGAAGGCTGTGAGCTTGGCAACAGCTGAAATATGTGTTGAGTctcggggcggggtgggggtgcacagaAAGGGTGGTAGGGAACAaagcattgtcattgtcaaaagggtacacagacaaacatggctacctcgagaaaacagactctgcactcactgtagtaatcgggtagtggaggatgagtttcttttcctgacagaatgtaataagTACAACAATATCAGGGAAACCTATTTCTCAAGAACAGAAGATATTTGCTCTgggtttttaaaaatgaaaagagaagaaaaatcacTCCTAGGGGAAATAGGTGAATACAAAGACCTAATATCCTAGTGTCTACTCTCCTGCCACATATTGAGAGAGAATACCACATAactgtaaataatgaataaaacattaacatttattgttgttgttgttttgtttttcattcggTACATTACATTCATTTTTTACTGAAAGATATGTCAGTTTTTTCATAATATTTTTCCCTTGACGATTTTTTACTTCATTTATTTGTCCATTATCATTAGTAgtacaattataattattatcgAGACACTATTTTTCACACCAAAAAAACTACTTTATAAAAAGAagacttgaattgaattgaattgatgaaGAGTTTTATGTTAATCAGAGcatacacacaggtgaaaatgCCTACGAGGGTTTTCAGTGTGGAACGTCTtttaatcattacatttacatttagtcatttagcagactcttCTGTccaaacaagggagagaacagtcaagcaacgagcaatagagacctagtgtaacaatacatactaatTTACATaagagatagaaaaaagaagtgcaggaatgtaactgctgtaagtgcaagttaagtactagtcgaagtgcaagtttaggatgggaggtgctctctgaagagttgggttttcaagagcttcttaaaggtagagagggacgcccctgctctggtagtgctagggaGTTTGTTctaccaacgtggaactacaaatgagaatagtctggattgacgtagttgcacagacggcagtgctaaatgACACTCATGAGGCGAGCGcggcatcctgggtgtaacatttgcccttacacggacatttaagtaggtgggagcagaaccatcaatcactctgtaagcaagcataagtgacttgaacttaatgcgagcaccTACAGGCAGCCAATGGAGCTCAAtgagaagcggggtgacgtgtgccctctttggttggttgaacaccagatgtGCCGCCGCGtgctggatcatctgtagtggtttcatcACGCATGCCGGCAGGCTCGTTAGGAGGACCACATGTGAAGAAGTATTGAAAGATACATACAGGAGAAATGCCCCAATCAGTGCAGTGCAAGTGACAAGAGATTCCCTGCACCCTAAGATCTTATCcaacatgaaataacacaaaTGGGAAGATGCTCATGATTTTAGAAATCTTACAGTAACAGCTAAAGGTTCATCACACAGGATTCACTTTGGAGAAAGTGTCaacttctatcagtgtcaactgggctgttggtggtgtttgctaGGTTTTTATATGCCTTTTAGGTAATTTTGGAacataactccttattgctgctttaagcaaAGGACCTCTTGAAGTATATCTGGTTGTTACATGTGTGACTCTGTtcctgagctgtatgtgtgaggcTGAGCTCTAAGAGGAGAAGAACTGAATGTTTTTGGGACCATGTGTCTCTAAAGTCACTGTTATTTAGTGTGACCCATATCACGTGGGCCTGGAGATTAACACCTTCTACTGTCAGACCAAGGGTACTTAAACTGAGACTTTCTTCCTTCTAATCAGAGAAGTTGATGGATCTACTTGTGTAACCATTGCCTGACAAATCTCAAATGCAAATCTCAAAATCAGAGTCTCAAATGCTGATTAAACagcattattttaaattaaCAGTAAGGATTTCAGTACAAACATACCACTAGCTCAGGATGAAGCGTTACATCTACAAAAAATCTaattggacaaaagtgtgtgagacataAGTGTGCAATGAGAACGTAATAAGAAGCCATAGtggctgaaaatgcactgcaggggagcactggaggcaggcactgctaagaccctgatggccaatgaccatATCAGACAAAGCACTGCTAATAGCTTCATGTTGAGGATAAGTTGCTTTctaaaacttttgcatttcgtcaatgtttttttttgttggagtactgccaagaatgtagctattattaTTAAAGTGAGTTGCATATGttcttgtggtatttttaaAAAGTAAGATACATTATCATATGAGGTCAAACCCTTGAATTGTAGTTGAGCTGGATGCACCACTGCCGTCCACAgtaaggcaaaaacagatgaaaagtaaAGTATTCAGAATTAACTTGGGTAAATGTCTgggattctggtgcaaatgataaTGTCCTGTGTACTCACAACAAATATTTGTTTAGGTCCCATGAATtctatttatttccattatttTTGAAGTGGAGCTTCACACTGGTATGTAAGGTCTGATATTAAACTTCCTCTCTATCCTTATATCAgtatgatagacacacacacacacaaaacacacatgctaaatAAATACTCACCTATACATAGAGTATAAACAAGCTTAGACAGAATGGAAGCTTCCTTCAGTTTATCAGCCCACTCCCATCTTTactctccttccccatcacatttcagttcacacccccagccccctactacactcctttgtggagtttctgcaggctgagctatggccatgcccacctgaAGACCATCAGAAGTGTAAACGGTTCTCATAGACATGTAATTGCTGCCTATAACCCTTTgtcatgctagtttgcattTCAAAAGGTCCTGAacctgattggctaggtttgaatccaggaagATAATAGGTCAGGCAGAAGAAGCACTATATTAACCCCACAgcgtggagtcagattactaaACTCACCTTTCAAAGGCTGGTACTGtgatgctctggaagtatacaGTAATTCACCAAGGATAGTTTGAcgaagtttatttttttcccaaaacagaactgaagtctgaaatgtctggatttactgaaccaacacaactgcccacttcagtgaagccggagataaaagaagaagagtttgatgatttcctacaagagtatctgtctacaattcagacagtggaagaaaagcatAGAATGGATtgtgaatgcaagactgaaatgaacacGTCAGCCATCATGactttgaaagaagaaaagtattcaccaatggaaatcaaagttgaagaagaatttgatttaagAGAAAATTAtgactttgactcttcacctacaagtaagttgcttgtttCTTGTTATGTGTTGTTTAtatttacaatacttgaattttagagaatggctaacttgtgcttcacaataTGAGACCTATTGAGAGAACATAGAACTGTgaataccttacttatgggataCTACCTGTAGTCTGCTGCATTCAAAGGACAGAAAGTGTCTGTAATCATTTTTTCTGAAGCTCTGTAATTCATGCGTTtgtatctctgtttacatttacatttaggctctaagtagacacttttatcctaagTCACTTCCAAGTGATGTACATTTCTAACAAATAACcaatatatcaaaaatatatgCCAGTATTTTAGTAATTCCATaccagaaagaggagaagagagaatatattgtttcattatttttcttcttaaaatattacaggagacattcaaaggatccaatctaacaagagTTGGAACtgtgaggaaaaaagaaacaaagacacaagTCCCAATCGCTCACACCTAACCGAGCATatgatgacacatactggaaaaAAGCCACatgagtgttctcagtgtggaaagtccTTTAGTACAATAGGTAATCTCAAAAAACACTTaattactttcaacaacttgatgggggccgctcctatatagtgcaaaaaaggggacaaggggtcataaatccaatacaaaaactagttattttttattgaaggagaatctttagaaatataagtgcaatgacattcaacatgtcaaacattaaacatgtcaacacaacatttaagaacttttgggaggacatgtcaagacatgacagctaaaataaaaagttaaaataccgctgccccacttaaactttggttactttacttgtgtccacctttagagcattagtctacaaacttcttgttgagtttgagcagcagctgattttcaaaatgagtagagttcatccaggctagctttgcattgaacagcaatccagcacagctgaagagtcatgaaataacacaaatagGCAAATGCTCATGATTTTAGAAATCTTACAGTAACAGCTAAAGGTTCATCACACAGGATTCACTTTGGAGAAAGTGTCaacttctatcagtgtcaactgggctgttggtggtgtttgcaaggtttttatatgccttttaggtaattttggaacagaactccttattgctgctttaagcaaAGGACCTCTTGAAGTATATCTGGTTGTTACATGTGTGACTCTGTtcctgagctgtatgtgtgaggcTGAGCTCTAAGAGGAGAAGAACTGAATGTTTTTGGGACCATGTGTCTCTAAAGTCCCTGTTATTTAGTGTGACCCATGTCAGGTGGGCCTGGAGATTAACACCTTCTACTGTCAGACCAAGGACACTTAAACTGAGACTTTCTTCCTTCTAATCAGAGAAGTTGATGGATCTACTTGTGAAACCATTGCCTGACAAATCTCAAATGCAAATCTCAAAATCAGAGTCTCAAATGCTGATTAAACAGAATATTTTCAAATTAACAGTAATGATTTCAGTATAAACATACCACTATTTTAGGATGAAGCATTACATCTACAAAAAATCTaattggacaaaagtgtgtgagacataCGTGTGCAAAGAGGATGACGTAGTATGATGGCTGAAAATGTGGCtgaaaattcaattcaattcaattttatttatatagcgccataacaatacaattgtctctaggcgctttacagagcccagagcgtgaaacccccttagtgcaagcacaatggcaacacgggcaagaaaaaactccctgttagtcaggaaggaaccttaagcagaaccacggcacataagggggaacccatctgcttgaggtcggccgggtggagataggaaggggggaagggggagggttgtgtggcagaaggggaagggaaacaacaggtgttgtacatagcctgcatttggtagatgtacataatatatatacaaacatccagtggtaaatacatgatacagacaaggccagtttagtggatatacactgtgctgatagggttactattacaggggtaaggggagtaggaacagagaaacatgtcgatggtggcaataatatatattgtatataaatgctagcatagggtatgaggtagagtcaggggcggactgggggaaaaaagtggcccgggagttactgtcagaccggcccactcaatacacggcgcacggcccactcagtacacggcgcgttgcccactcaatcGTCcagtatcgaccagtcagtggcctacttggaaaaatacccatacacttaacattattttggatgattacaaagaaattacatcatatatgtttttttttttataacatttggatccaccaatttgcctggatggacacatggaataaaatgatactggctattgtaacactccaaggtaggtatagtttgctagatgaatatgcttaactctgggctagtatcagatggttatacgtataactacagaaccttaaggaatgaatatccacacaataaagaaactggaatcagagggtagaattagtatgaactatattgtagaaatgaacagaatagaacatacgatggggtgtgaacatcagtggtatctgtagtgttgcatgctgggtgtgtgattgtgtgtgtgtgtgtgtgtgtaggggtgttgaaggtgcataacaaaacaataagttaagtaacagaacctaaactaactctgctggcccgggtgcattacagtcacatgataataaaaaacaatatcagtatactcatgtgttattatgacctcactatctaatctagataacatattaacattgtttataacgttagtgttgtgtgtaacactgtGATTTTAGCATaccaagctagctggttaacttacaCAACTTTACATaaattattagaaattataagattgccctctttacaactaccaccatggatagcttgctcatcgattgtaaccaagtgactacggctaacatgttaaaatagaaaatttcaatgatgacaacagcgccagcttgcttattttaccagatcataacggtctcaattttggacatttatctacctaacgttagctaggctagttggtagggaatgttacctcatctgtgaaaagcaagctaacattggccaagtcaacgccacaacttaccttgtatcactgtcacgcgaaatagcagtcgtaaatggcccagagtttttttaaatgcaattcctcaaaaccaccagatgccccacgggccgctccgtgttagaagggctgactgcacacgtcactacagttgcgtgccctggcggggcgtgtatgtatgcaaatccaggtgcgtttaatttaagaatcctcatcctcaatctgcacagctgagaacacttcggctgtgtaagaaccaattttcaggcgttcattaataaggtggagatcgtttcttacgttgaacttctgaagttcagaattcacttcagaacattttcgaaaaataggcaccatgagtgtgaatacagatcgcgaggaggactATAAATAtcagtcagttttatttttgttaaagTTAGTATAGGAAATTGTACGTGTTCTGAGTAGAATGGAAAATAGTTGGAGGTATCGGCGATGTTTGAGGGAGGGCCggctggtgatggaggtgggcCGGTATTacggaccatcccaacctcgtcggcccaccggggattcccccggtatccccgatggccagtccgcccctgggtagagtaagtgtacggcagtgcggtggcggtgggtgcaattggtcgagggtttctgcaggtagaccgggtggagagactacagcagcgtcccatggcgaagatagtctagattaggagagaaagaaaaagaacagagtgagtgggttattataggcattagcaatgtgataagaaaggagagggagagggagagagagagaggctgcctggctgggtgtaatgggattttatttagtatttagttggctggtgacagtcgcaatacgcgccgtgtgctgtacccgggatcttccgcactccttcacggtacaacatacgctgtctgtagcccagttatgttgattaggggggtattgcatgtgttttagatgtgtttagctatgctggcatttagcatttagtttggtttggcatttagtttggtttagcattagttatgtttagttatgctgccatttagcaattactttggtttggtacatatggagattttagtcgtaagctttgttagggttgcagggtacaacatacgctgtctgtagcccagtgatatacgttgttttttttcttttttttcttatgtgttcagttatgtctagttatgctcgctgactggctggcccagcaggtgatgggtttgttgacgcaattacttgtggctataggatgcactaaagaggaatgtctttagtcttgatttgaatataggtagggtgtctgcatctcggatggaggcagggagattgttcaagaggaggggggctcggtagctaaaggctctgcctcctactgtggtttttgatattcttggaattacaaggaggcctgcactctgggaacgcagTGGTCAtcgagggcagtaggggacaactagttccttaaggtagtttggagccaggtaatttagggctttgtatgttagcaggagtactttgaaatcaattctacttttgacagggagccaatgcagagaggcaagtacaggtgagatgtgctcatatttttttgttctggtgagtgtacgggcagcagcgttctgtataagttggaggctctttattgagttgatgctgcatccggacaggagagcattgcagtaatctagtcgggaagtaataaatgtgtggattagtttttctgcatcttggagagataggacttttctaattttggcaatattgcgtgaatgaaaaaatgatgtctttgagatctgttttatgtgtgagtcaaatatgaggtcttggttgatagttacaccaaggtttttgatgctagtattgggtgttgggatgccatcgagtgtggatagatggctagatagtgtcattctcaattgatcggggcctacaagcataacctcagttttatcagagttgaaaatgcactgcaggggagcactggaggcaggcactgctaagaccctgatggccaatgaccagatcagacATAGCACTGCTGATAGCCTCATGTTGAGGATGAGTTGCTTTGTAAAACTTTTGCATTTcgtcaatgtttttttagttggagtactgccaagaatgtagctattattaTTAAAGTGAGTTGCATATGttcttgtggtatttttaaAAAGTAAGATACATTATCATATGAGGTCAAACCCTTGAATTGTAGCTGAGCTGGATGCACCACTGCCGTCCACAgtaaggcaaaaacagatgaaaagtaTTCAGAATTAACTTGGGTAAATCTCTgggattctggtgcaaatgataaTGTCCTGTGTACTCACAACAAATATTTGTTTAGGTCCCATGAATtctatttatttccattatttTTGAAGTGGAGCTTCACACTGGTATGTAGGTCTGATATTAAACTTCCTCTCTATCCTTATATCagtatgatacacacacacaaaacacacatgctaaatAAATACTTACCTACAGTATGCATAGAGTATTAACAAGCTTTGACAGAATGGAAGCttccttcagtttaccagcccacccccatctccttccccatcacatttcagttcacacccccagccccctactacactcctttCTGGAGTTTCActtcacacccccagccccttactacactcctttgtggagtttctgcaggctgagctatggccatgcccacctgaAGACCATCAGACGTGTAAACGGTTCTCATTGACGTGTAATTCCTGCCCATAACCCTTTgtcatgctagtttgcattccaaaaggtcctgcacctgattggctaggtttgaatccagAGAGATAATAGGTCAGGCAGAAGAAGCATTATATTAACCCCACAgcgtggagtcagattactaaactcaccttttcaaggctggcactgggatgctctggaagtatacaGTAATTCACCAAGGATAGTTTGATCAAGTTTTTTtcccaaaacagaactgaagtctgaaatgtctggatttactgaaccaacacaactgcccacttcagtgaagcaggagataaaagaagaagaatttgatgatttcctacaagagtatctgtctaCATGTAAGACGGTGGAAGAAAAGCATGGAATGGATtgtgaatgcaagactgaaatgaacacGTCACCCATCATGactttgaaagaagaaaagtattcaccaatggaaatcaaagttgaagaagaatttgatttaagagaaaataatgactttgactcttcacctacaagtaagttgcttgtttattgttatgtgttatatatatatatatatatatatatatacaatacttgtattttagagaatggctaacttgtgcttcacaataTGAGACCTATTGAGAGAACATAGAACTGTgaataccttacttatgggataCTACCTGTAGTCTGCTGCAttcaaaggagagaaagtgtctgtaatCATTTGTTCTGAAGCTctgttatttatgtgtgtgtatctctgtttatatttacatttaggcttctggtagacacttttatccaaagtcatTTCCAAGTGATGTATATTTCTAACAAATAACcaatatatcaaaatacatGTCAAATATATGTGCCAGTATTGTAGAAATTGCATaccagaaagaggagaagagggaatatattgttttatttttttcttctcacaggagacattcaaaggatccaatctaacaagagTTGGAactctgaggaaaaaagaaacaaagacagaagtcCCAATTGCTCACACCTAACCGAGCAGatgatgacacatactggaaaaaaaacacatgagtgttctcagtgtggaaactcCTTTAATGACACTTCTAGCCTCAAgctacaccagaggatccatactggggaaaagccgtatcagtgttctcagtgtgggaaggcctttagccaaataggtactctcaagagacaccagaggatccatactggggaaaagccgtatcagtgcaCTACTTGTGGGAAGAGTTTCAAGAGGAAATCATATCTCACCTcccatcagatcacacactctggagaaaagccacatcactgttcagagtgtgggaaggcctttagacagatgtctgctctcaaggaacaccagaggatccatactggggaaaagccgcatcagtgttctcagtgtgggaaggtctttagtcacatgtctgctcttaagacacaccagaggatccatactggggaaaagccgtatcagtgttctcagtgtgggaaggcctttagtagAATTAATAAtttcaagacacaccagaggatccatactggtgaaaagccatatcactgttctcagtgtgggaaggtctttagccacatgtctgctctccaaaaacaccagaggatccatactggggaaaagccatatcagtgttctcagtgtgggaaaaGTTTCAAGACGAACTCATATCTAACCTcccatcagatcacacactctggagaaaaaacacatcactgttcagagtgtggaaaggcctttagacagatgtctgctctcaaggtacaccagaggatccatactggtgaaaagccgtatcagtgttctcagtgtgggaaggcctttcGCCAAATAggtactctcaagacacaccagaggatccatactggtgaaaa
This region includes:
- the LOC122128743 gene encoding zinc finger protein 135-like, with the protein product MMTHTGKKTHECSQCGNSFNDTSSLKLHQRIHTGEKPYQCSQCGKAFSQIGTLKRHQRIHTGEKPYQCTTCGKSFKRKSYLTSHQITHSGEKPHHCSECGKAFRQMSALKEHQRIHTGEKPHQCSQCGKVFSHMSALKTHQRIHTGEKPYQCSQCGKAFSRINNFKTHQRIHTGEKPYHCSQCGKVFSHMSALQKHQRIHTGEKPYQCSQCGKSFKTNSYLTSHQRIHTGEKPYQCSQCGKAFRHMSTLKAHQKIHTGEVGLEINTFYCQTKDT